In Oculatellaceae cyanobacterium, the following proteins share a genomic window:
- a CDS encoding DEAD/DEAH box helicase family protein produces the protein MARTPTLSYDRGTLIFHPPPRGKVWVEYATWDDRVEKFRIPAIYYRPLVEALQTEKINFNDEAKGFSPLELIPSLEMEPYPHQSEALLAWKLAGRQGVVVLPTAAGKTYLAQLAMQSTPRSTLIVVPTLDLMHQWYAHLEAAFPDVEVGLLGGGSRDRTPILVATYDSAAIHAEALGNLYALLICDECHHLPTDFYRVIAEYAIAPYRLGLTATPDRSDNRHHDLNTLLGKVVYHKTPEELAGTALAQHQIVQIKVKLSQQERDRYNQLIQERNKFLRQSNISLGSIQGWQTFVQASCRSPAGRRAMLAHREAREIALGTDGKLRILTDILTQHYPERTIIFTADNATVYRISQELLIPAITHQTPVKERHEILTRFREGEYKCLVVSHVLNEGVDVPDARVAIILSGTGSSREYIQRLGRVLRKGTDQNKRAVLYEVVTEDTSEERTSERRRGDKENKAPKRPEKEEKYQQLEIIQPTPLYGSSTKRTKKAAEPSTKWKKDSATPEGN, from the coding sequence ATGGCTCGTACTCCCACACTATCTTATGATCGAGGCACTCTGATTTTCCATCCACCACCGAGGGGAAAAGTTTGGGTAGAATATGCGACTTGGGATGACCGTGTAGAGAAGTTTCGTATCCCTGCAATTTACTATCGTCCACTGGTAGAAGCACTACAAACAGAGAAAATTAATTTTAACGATGAAGCTAAGGGCTTTTCTCCACTGGAATTAATACCTAGTTTGGAAATGGAACCTTATCCCCATCAAAGTGAAGCTTTATTAGCTTGGAAGTTAGCAGGAAGACAAGGAGTTGTTGTATTACCTACTGCTGCGGGTAAGACTTATTTAGCTCAATTAGCGATGCAGTCTACGCCACGCAGTACGTTAATTGTAGTGCCAACGTTGGATTTGATGCACCAGTGGTATGCTCATCTGGAAGCAGCATTTCCTGACGTGGAGGTAGGATTATTAGGCGGAGGTTCGCGCGATCGCACTCCGATTCTTGTGGCAACATACGATAGTGCGGCAATTCATGCAGAAGCTTTGGGTAATTTGTATGCTTTATTAATTTGTGATGAGTGCCATCATTTACCGACGGATTTTTATCGGGTAATTGCAGAATATGCGATCGCACCTTATAGATTAGGATTAACTGCAACACCAGACCGCTCAGATAATCGTCATCATGACTTAAATACGCTTTTAGGTAAAGTTGTTTATCATAAAACGCCAGAAGAATTAGCTGGTACTGCCCTAGCACAGCATCAGATAGTGCAGATTAAAGTTAAATTATCGCAACAAGAGCGCGATCGCTACAATCAACTGATTCAAGAACGCAATAAATTTTTAAGACAATCCAATATTTCCCTGGGTAGCATTCAAGGATGGCAAACATTTGTGCAAGCAAGTTGCCGTTCACCAGCAGGACGTAGAGCTATGTTAGCTCATCGAGAAGCCAGAGAAATCGCTTTAGGAACAGATGGGAAATTAAGAATATTAACTGATATCCTCACCCAACATTATCCAGAACGAACAATAATTTTTACCGCAGATAATGCCACCGTTTACCGCATTTCTCAAGAATTATTAATTCCAGCAATTACCCATCAAACCCCAGTAAAAGAACGTCACGAAATCCTGACGCGCTTCCGCGAGGGTGAATATAAATGCTTAGTAGTGTCTCATGTGCTGAATGAGGGGGTGGATGTCCCAGATGCGCGTGTGGCGATTATTTTATCTGGCACTGGTTCTAGTCGTGAGTATATTCAAAGATTAGGACGGGTGTTGCGTAAAGGTACAGACCAGAATAAGCGTGCTGTGTTGTATGAGGTGGTAACAGAGGATACCAGCGAGGAACGTACTTCGGAAAGAAGGAGAGGAGATAAGGAAAATAAAGCGCCAAAACGCCCAGAGAAAGAGGAGAAGTATCAGCAGCTGGAAATTATTCAGCCTACGCCACTTTATGGCAGCAGTACTAAGCGTACTAAGAAAGCGGCTGAACCTTCTACTAAGTGGAAAAAGGATTCTGCGACTCCTGAAGGTAATTGA